Proteins from a single region of Eremothecium gossypii ATCC 10895 chromosome VI, complete sequence:
- the HEL1 gene encoding E3 ubiquitin-protein ligase HEL1 (Syntenic homolog of Saccharomyces cerevisiae YKR017C) has translation MLESDLDDDTYELSYEYDDIDEFSLASDDGQGGITSGTSTTLVNDGGYEPRRLSPGACVISCNDVWPSMGMKHQASTYNATATLEYTSLTTSDISQMMIERVSHLAPILGIAETDIILLLQDYKWNEAQFIEAYMEDPAKVFESAGLRSPFEEEKDSRAYLHTQADFTCQICYTYYEVSETFSLPCCHEYCIGCYRRYVTDKLNHGCVVQCMGCDIAMTNEDIGMIVGKKASELLLLSSIKIFIQKHKHRYKWCPFSDCDYVIHVTDPHWLVELESSNSSPYVTCKNGHSFCFNCVTDMHAPCDCVLASSWLEKSQQESKALNWILQHTKECPKCETSIIRDGGCNHMKCGTCHHEFCWICEADWRLHTKDYFECNASLREMKLDKFGNGDEKLLLQQYGQYCKHFNMHEESARLDVALGKKVKTKLRTLQDKLGVSSVEAQFIFGAIEKLRDGRTALKWSFAMAYFANRSHNLYTIFRQTQVELSRAVEDLSELLQLEDPKLIMKRKQLFYNKADYVQNRKNALFRCGEELLAKNICKDSSA, from the coding sequence ATGTTGGAAAGTGATCTGGATGACGATACATATGAACTGAGCTATGAGTATGATGACATTGATGAATTTTCGCTTGCTTCTGATGATGGGCAAGGCGGCATCACAAGTGGAACTTCTACTACGTTAGTAAATGATGGAGGTTATGAACCAAGGCGATTGTCTCCTGGAGCCTGTGTAATATCATGTAATGATGTTTGGCCTAGTATGGGGATGAAACATCAAGCGTCTACATACAATGCTACGGCTACTTTGGAATACACTTCATTGACGACCAGCGATATTTCTCAGATGATGATTGAACGAGTCTCACATTTGGCCCCCATACTTGGGATAGCAGAAACGGATATCATATTACTATTGCAAGATTATAAATGGAATGAAGCACAATTTATAGAGGCATACATGGAGGATCCCGCAAAAGTTTTCGAATCTGCCGGACTGCGCTCTCCGTTTGAAGAAGAGAAGGACTCCAGAGCATATCTACATACACAAGCCGACTTCACATGTCAGATATGTTACACATATTACGAAGTTTCTGAGACATTTTCCCTGCCATGTTGTCATGAGTACTGTATTGGCTGCTATAGACGATATGTCACTGATAAATTAAACCATGGATGTGTAGTTCAGTGCATGGGTTGTGATATAGCTATGACGAATGAAGATATTGGAATGATAGTTGGTAAAAAAGCAAGCGAGTTATTGCTTCTCTCTTCCATTAAAATATTTATCCAGAAACATAAACATCGCTATAAGTGGTGCCCGTTTTCTGACTGTGACTACGTTATCCATGTTACAGATCCGCATTGGTTGGTGGAATTAGAATCTTCTAATTCTTCTCCCTATGTTACATGCAAAAATGGTCACTCTTTCTGTTTTAATTGTGTCACAGATATGCATGCACCCTGTGACTGTGTATTGGCCTCATCATGGCTTGAAAAGAGCCAGCAGGAATCAAAGGCGTTAAACTGGATACTCCAGCATACTAAAGAATGTCCGAAGTGTGAGACAAGTATCATAAGAGATGGTGGGTGTAATCACATGAAATGCGGAACATGTCATCATGAGTTCTGCTGGATCTGTGAGGCTGATTGGCGTCTACATACAAAGGACTACTTTGAGTGCAATGCCTCTCTTCGCGAAATGAAGCTTGATAAGTTTGGAAACGGTGACGAAAAGCTGCTGCTTCAGCAATATGGGCAATATTGTAAACATTTTAATATGCATGAAGAATCTGCTAGACTCGACGTGGCGCTCGGTAAAAAGGTGAAAACGAAGCTGCGAACCTTGCAGGATAAACTAGGGGTCTCTTCAGTAGAAGCTCAATTTATCTTTGGTGCAATCGAAAAATTGAGGGACGGACGTACTGCATTAAAGTGGTCTTTCGCAATGGCATATTTTGCAAATCGTTCTCATAATTTATACACAATATTCCGGCAAACGCAAGTGGAACTATCAAGGGCAGTTGAGGATCTCTCAGAATTGCTGCAACTTGAAGATCCTAAATTGATAATGAAGCGTAAACAGTTATTTTACAATAAAGCAGACTACGTTCAAAATCGGAAGAATGCTCTGTTTAGATGCGGTGAAGAACTCCTTGCGAAGAACATCTGCAAAGACAGCTCCGCTTAA
- the ALY2 gene encoding Aly2p (Syntenic homolog of Saccharomyces cerevisiae YJL084C (ALY2) and YKR021W (ALY1)), which produces MVALRERAASAPVFPLEKQLELPRNATPLAHVGSVQVFVQLAEPVIFLQGYDTHQWHERAPSILRGSLVVRILKPTKLKSISLMFKGVCRTEWPEGIPPKKQEVVEVTDLLNHTWLFYHVDSHDKVAAQSEDLLARSDASLYRPLPAATQSNKGSSVSLQTLLSQEGGELHGLTPADEACGRRSTSTTRSLSSGKLLRRKGSPDPPRVRSGTNLFTELLSATLSNGSEGSVRSRSSHTGHAPAENFVFQPGDYIYSFEHPIPVSTQETILATFGTVNYLLDVTIERIGAFKSNVHARVPIKLIRTLSPNSVEDTEPIVISRDWEKELSYEIVIASKDIVLDAFLPISLSLNPRANLVLHRVRIFLTETLEYYCKGRKVHRVEPTKKFLLVEHKAPPLKGIHEGASLSRAKNLGNLLDDGAGGASKRQFTYQVFVPERLNYQQCIHPNTASPHIKSNHWLQICLRLSRKVNGSRKHYEISIDTPIHVLHRLCSHAHTLLPSYESQAVLTSGSTASSSLLANQYHSSNMYFPKEALQAAKITPPAGSVENLSSYIDSPAPVHNNKNHQYLAAHRNSAKENDGNGAVKFHGVAWNIYHPAYLPFNFISPQALPISPILPLFQTRFGHMGDNLNAFVHVGDIDRTELSNVGHRDNDHMPDHPPSYEEALEAVELINMCKHNGMGLTECSPTEEASHDVNHFDGPDHEDMGDSSSIRSAVRRSGPPSFTSNISALSALAINQRITQERSERGVSASVFNQPEKLKNEIPSAPRNSQDVQNCTFSDAASSTNSDHQLYRTTTSKVLLDLLSKDDTAQSTSAGLEMPKYSDGCDTIPPSTGTEADDTSVDISTLYSHKSAQYWSPIQCELSRLSNGTHRNPDIYDNGCLTPAEFGASDNRCHERSTDVVDEPNGLSGIEDASSSHTQLMQRDCLKSMGTPPPDASDLYDSTPTQFSVKVDDLTVQDTEVNPQQAERKYE; this is translated from the coding sequence ATGGTCGCGTTGCGAGAAAGAGCTGCGTCTGCTCCCGTATTTCCACTTGAGAAGCAGCTGGAACTGCCGAGAAATGCGACGCCCTTGGCACACGTCGGCTCGGTGCAGGTCTTTGTCCAACTGGCAGAGCCTGTCATCTTTCTGCAGGGCTACGACACCCACCAATGGCACGAAAGGGCACCGAGTATCCTGCGTGGGTCGCTGGTCGTACGTATACTGAAGCCTACGAAGCTGAAGTCGATTTCTTTGATGTTCAAGGGCGTCTGTCGGACGGAGTGGCCAGAGGGCATTCCGCCGAAGAAGCAGGAAGTGGTGGAGGTCACCGACCTTCTGAACCACACATGGTTATTCTATCACGTTGATAGTCATGACAAGGTTGCTGCGCAATCCGAGGACCTATTGGCGCGGTCTGATGCGTCGCTCTATCGGCCTCTGCCTGCCGCGACTCAGAGCAACAAGGGATCTTCTGTGTCATTACAGACTTTACTATCGCAGGAGGGGGGCGAGTTACACGGTCTGACTCCTGCGGACGAGGCATGTGGTCGCAGGTCTACTAGCACGACGCGCTCTCTGTCGTCAGGGAAGCTTTTGCGCCGTAAGGGCTCACCCGACCCCCCACGCGTGCGTTCAGGTACTAATCTTTTTACGGAACTACTAAGCGCTACGCTTTCGAATGGTAGTGAAGGCTCTGTCCGTTCGCGCTCATCGCACACCGGTCACGCCCCAGCGGAAAATTTCGTCTTCCAGCCAGGTGACTATATCTATTCCTTTGAGCATCCAATCCCGGTGTCGACGCAAGAAACGATTCTAGCTACATTTGGAACCGTAAATTACCTGCTTGACGTGACAATCGAGCGCATAGGAGCCTTTAAGTCCAATGTCCACGCTCGTGTTCCGATTAAACTTATCCGCACACTATCTCCGAACTCTGTAGAAGATACCGAACCGATAGTcatatcacgtgactggGAAAAAGAATTGAGTTATGAAATCGTAATTGCATCGAAAGATATAGTTTTGGACGCATTTCTACCAATATCGCTCTCGCTAAACCCACGGGCTAATCTCGTGCTCCACAGGGTTAGAATATTCCTGACGGAAACTTTAGAGTATTATTGTAAAGGTCGGAAAGTACACCGAGTGGAGCCTACAAAGAAGTTCTTGCTGGTCGAGCACAAAGCACCACCACTTAAGGGTATACACGAAGGCGCGAGCCTTTCGCGTGCTAAAAACTTAGGAAACCTGCTGGATGATGGAGCGGGTGGCGCTTCAAAGAGACAATTCACTTACCAGGTTTTTGTCCCCGAAAGATTGAACTACCAACAGTGCATACATCCGAATACTGCATCTCCCCACATAAAGTCCAACCATTGGCTCCAAATATGTTTGAGGTTGTCACGCAAGGTCAATGGCTCCAGAAAGCATTATGAAATCAGTATTGATACCCCAATTCATGTGCTCCATCGACTATGTTCACACGCACATACGCTGTTGCCAAGTTATGAATCCCAGGCAGTGTTAACTTCCGGATCAACTGCTTCAAGCTCATTATTAGCAAATCAATACCACTCTTCGAACATGTACTTCCCTAAAGAGGCTCTACAAGCTGCAAAGATCACTCCTCCTGCGGGCTCAGTAGAGAATTTAAGCAGTTACATTGATTCCCCGGCACCAGTGCATAATAATAAAAACCATCAGTATCTAGCAGCTCACAGGAATTCAGCAAAGGAAAATGATGGTAACGGGGCTGTTAAATTTCACGGAGTCGCATGGAACATCTATCACCCTGCCTATCTCCCTTTCAATTTTATTTCACCACAAGCGCTACCAATATCGCCCATCTTACCCCTGTTTCAAACCAGGTTTGGCCATATGGGGGACAATCTGAATGCATTTGTGCATGTTGGAGATATCGATCGGACAGAACTGTCGAATGTCGGACATCGGGATAATGATCATATGCCTGACCACCCCCCTAGTTATGAGGAGGCGCTAGAGGCAGTTGAATTGATTAATATGTGTAAGCATAATGGCATGGGATTAACCGAATGCTCTCCAACAGAGGAAGCTAGCCATGATGTGAACCATTTTGATGGCCCGGATCATGAGGACATGGGCGACAGTTCTTCCATACGCTCTGCTGTACGTCGGAGCGGGCCTCCTAGCTTTACTTCTAATATTTCTGCGCTGTCTGCCCTTGCCATTAATCAACGAATAACCCAGGAGCGCTCGGAGAGAGGTGTTTCAGCATCTGTATTCAATCAACCAGAGAAGTTAAAGAATGAAATACCTTCTGCACCACGCAACTCACAAGATGTCCAAAACTGTACTTTTTCCGACGCTGCATCTAGTACAAATTCCGATCATCAACTTTACCGTACCACTACTAGCAAGGTACTTTTGGATTTACTGAGTAAGGATGACACAGCTCAGTCCACTAGCGCCGGGCTTGAAATGCCGAAGTATTCAGATGGTTGCGACACCATTCCCCCTTCCACAGGCACAGAGGCGGATGATACTTCTGTTGATATCTCTACGTTATATTCACACAAAAGTGCTCAGTATTGGTCACCGATCCAGTGCGAACTTTCAAGGCTAAGCAATGGTACGCACCGGAATCCAGATATATACGACAATGGTTGTCTTACGCCTGCTGAATTTGGGGCATCGGATAATCGCTGTCACGAACGGTCTACTGATGTGGTGGATGAACCTAACGGGCTTAGCGGGATAGAAGATGCATCAAGCAGCCACACCCAACTAATGCAAAGAGATTGTCTTAAAAGCATGGGCACTCCTCCACCAGATGCCTCTGATCTATACGATTCAACACCGACCCAATTCTCAGTCAAGGTTGACGACTTAACTGTACAAGATACAGAAGTTAACCCCCAGCAAGCTGAAAGGAAGTATGAATGA
- the EXO70 gene encoding GTP-Rho binding exocyst subunit EXO70 (Syntenic homolog of Saccharomyces cerevisiae YJL085W (EXO70)), with protein sequence MPSIDVDEADILILSDGLKQVNELTREITGSLSKITSTTSKSSKLFAPIIETNTRLNVLKRNIESSFDSVSSIKDLASDASKYEIILEQEITQVGLRKFIKTLHKVDDIMDDLREKSKSTADFRGIVTHLEELTMIGEKNLQIYFANKLNQIQPFDPQVYMNKKQNFPYYYDEDLNDIAAILDYFGDTEQNPVTEIFMKQQGQLVLNSLAFLEPFTKQITSESNVPYQRGSSGFNSYTEAFITFVSGVSVLIDDVFVKLPDRRPAVFCKIVAPILHNYTKILRYNIDLVKDDINNYGLFSFELSENINRVHQLFKGKPLQNNEQLLECEAELKSISESLFKDLIQYIGQKTASLAQLPTDNGVTEATVDVMSRLRKFSEYKSGCLATIQSMTRESWLPNESKNVWTISMTPKNAQQLLSCFFSDAIDYLTISLERKAQKILNPNLEPEVGAPHKRIPQMQRIGFFVLTNITLIEQIVQRSEINTVLEDIGAARLVKLNARYVNYFASDWRDLASNLLDQVFVDSSGKISSKDKDQVKEKFRKFNEGFEQLVSNYKTCRITDPAMKKLLKQEIFALVAPMYERFHNRYKDSFKNPRKHIKYTPNELMNILNSLGR encoded by the coding sequence ATGCCATCAATTGATGTGGATGAGGCTGATATTTTAATCCTCAGCGATGGCTTGAAACAAGTAAATGAACTCACAAGGGAAATCACTGGAAGTCTCTCAAAGATAACCTCGACAACCTCGAAGTCTAGCAAGCTATTTGCGCCGATTATTGAGACTAACACGCGGCTCAACGTGCTAAAGAGGAATATTGAGTCCAGCTTTGATTCAGTGTCGTCTATAAAGGACCTAGCAAGCGATGCCTCGAAATACGAGATTATATTGGAGCAAGAAATAACGCAAGTGGGGCTGCGGAAGTTCATTAAGACACTTCACAAGGTAGACGATATCATGGACGATTTGCGGGAGAAGAGCAAAAGCACTGCGGACTTCCGGGGGATTGTGACGCACTTGGAGGAGCTGACAATGATCGGTGAGAAAAACCTGCAGATATACTTTGCCAACAAGCTGAACCAGATCCAGCCCTTTGATCCACAAGTGTACATGAACAAGAAGCAGAACTTTCCATACTACTACGATGAAGATCTAAATGACATAGCGGCCATTCTGGACTATTTCGGGGATACCGAGCAGAATCCGGTGACCGAGATATTCATGAAGCAGCAGGGTCAGCTTGTTCTGAATTCTCTTGCATTTCTGGAGCCTTTCACGAAGCAAATTACAAGTGAGAGCAATGTGCCGTATCagcgcggcagcagcggtTTTAATAGCTATACCGAAGCCTTTATTACCTTTGTTAGCGGGGTTAGCGTGCTGATCGATGACGTATTTGTGAAGCTGCCTGATCGGAGGCCGGCCGTCTTTTGTAAGATTGTTGCCCCCATACTTCATAATTATACCAAAATACTGCGGTATAATATTGATCTTGTGAAGGATGATATTAATAACTATGGGCTGTTCAGCTTCGAATTGAGCGAGAACATTAACAGAGTACACCAACTATTTAAGGGTAAACCTCTACAGAACAATGAACAGCTTTTGGAGTGTGAAGCCGAACTGAAATCGATCTCCGAGTCCTTGTTCAAAGATTTGATACAGTACATCGGTCAAAAAACCGCTTCTCTGGCTCAGTTACCCACTGATAATGGTGTAACTGAGGCCACAGTTGATGTTATGTCCAGACTACGCAAGTTTAGTGAATACAAGTCTGGTTGCCTTGCTACTATACAATCGATGACTCGCGAATCATGGCTGCCCAATGAATCAAAAAATGTTTGGACGATATCTATGACACCGAAGAATGCACAGCAATTGCTCTCTTGCTTCTTCAGCGATGCTATAGATTACTTAACCATATCTCTAGAGCGCAAGGCCCAAAAGATTCTAAATCCAAACTTAGAGCCCGAAGTCGGAGCTCCACATAAAAGGATACCTCAGATGCAGAGAATTGGGTTCTTTGTATTGACGAATATTACGCTGATTGAACAAATCGTTCAGCGTAGCGAAATAAATACAGTTCTGGAGGATATTGGTGCCGCCCGGTTAGTGAAGTTAAATGCGCGGTATGTCAACTATTTTGCATCCGATTGGAGAGACTTAGCTTCCAATTTGCTGGACCAGGTGTTTGTCGATTCTTCAGGAAAGATATCATCGAAAGATAAAGATCAGGTCAAAGAAAAATTCCGCAAGTTCAATGAAGGCTTCGAACAACTTGTGTCTAACTACAAAACATGTCGGATTACAGATCCGGCAATGAAGAAACTATTGAAACAAGAGATTTTTGCATTGGTCGCTCCTATGTATGAGCGCTTTCATAATCGGTACAAGGATTCCTTTAAAAACCCAAGGAAGCACATAAAGTATACACCGAATGAGTTAATGAACATTTTGAATTCCTTAGGGAGATAA
- the TAX4 gene encoding Tax4p (Syntenic homolog of Saccharomyces cerevisiae YJL083W (TAX4) and YKR019C (IRS4)) has translation MRFRSERQSKILSASNGEAGEVHKASLKAAQATFKKHADGARVNPRVPSAPGNSKGSMDGLVDPIAGLQLDVSGRRSKRGLVGRSLPPGGSANNINPRRISSGVSCGEYDYKVAAAAAARAARNENESIWPPTNAQHASPLLALPPLKLAGTHTRSSSNISMSTLTSGNGSHLSLDEIIATIKVNDPNSQISLKPPTSRRSTQTGAYLSSRESPRGGVDNSTESLPAGGSQYSPGRLHIPPIVINPALLGKDSQAILACSESQASPSHCSETTSPPPNTDGPVLPVRPPAVSSPIQSTYSFRSFSSNRMPRRIPPPCDPLSQLTKNEQKAVPQAAPLLESSEYSGGDSDYDGKQYSKACISETDSALEDDDDFGSGYENFSNAEDYLSSQDDFRERNDNNDNDDDDELDDDNLVESENDATMEQDSQSDDDTESAKEFTVANVSYSTLNKIPMNMTYRGTLPDLIPNYQRKQSKWMKLFKRHGQTGLGPSKNHPPTSHIYTQNDNALVQSKLHVRLKTTMRGILNDSSSSEPHQLSDDSEDSEEDYGSDRNSRSRSPGRRSGKKREKIRQNLRYRNSFNEDKPWKSHLDVGYVTERERKRYEGMWVSNRDTYLDLLPWWNNGNYDETREVPEDGLMLNLVVTDIWSRSNLPQDTLAQIYDMVDTRRDGTLDRNSFVVGMWLVDQSLYGRKLPRELDRRVWDSVDKYVINVNGSNKNPKHHHRTRKKLLKKELKLIKKESKSHNV, from the coding sequence ATGAGGTTTAGGTCTGAGAGACAGTCGAAGATTCTAAGCGCCTCCAACGGGGAGGCGGGGGAGGTACACAAAGCATCACTGAAGGCAGCCCAGGCCACGTTCAAGAAGCACGCAGACGGCGCTCGTGTGAATCCGAGGGTCCCCAGTGCACCGGGAAATTCTAAGGGCTCTATGGACGGTTTGGTGGACCCTATAGCCGGGTTGCAGCTTGACGTCTCCGGCAGGCGGTCCAAGCGGGGGCTTGTGGGGCGGTCGCTCCCTCCGGGAGGGAGTGCGAACAACATAAATCCACGGCGGATATCTTCGGGGGTTTCGTGCGGGGAATATGATTACAAggtggcagcagcggcggctgcaCGTGCAGCGAGGAATGAGAACGAAAGCATCTGGCCACCAACAAATGCACAGCATGCGAGCCCGCTGCTGGCACTGCCGCCGCTGAAGTTGGCAGGTACACACAcgcgctccagctccaacATTTCGATGTCGACGTTGACATCTGGCAACGGTTCGCACCTGAGTCTCGATGAGATCATTGCTACGATCAAGGTGAACGACCCGAACTCACAGATTAGCCTGAAGCCTCCAACGTCCAGACGATCCACGCAAACGGGCGCGTACCTGAGTTCCCGTGAGTCACCGCGGGGCGGGGTCGACAACAGTACTGAAAGCCTgccggcgggcggcagccaGTATTCTCCAGGTCGTTTGCATATTCCTCCCATTGTAATAAATCCCGCCCTATTAGGTAAGGACTCGCAGGCAATATTGGCCTGTAGCGAATCGCAGGCTTCCCCATCTCACTGCAGCGAAACTACAAGCCCGCCGCCGAATACAGATGGGCCAGTGCTGCCTGTGAGGCCGCCTGCAGTGAGCAGTCCAATCCAGAGCACATATAGCTTCCGCTCTTTTTCCAGCAATAGGATGCCGCGGCGGATTCCCCCACCGTGCGATCCACTAAGCCAGCTGACAAAAAACGAACAAAAGGCGGTCCCACAGGCTGCTCCTCTTCTAGAGTCGAGCGAATACTCTGGCGGAGATAGTGATTACGACGGTAAACAATATTCCAAGGCGTGTATCTCGGAAACGGATAGCGCGCTAGAGGATGACGATGACTTCGGGAGTGGTTATGAAAACTTCAGTAACGCTGAAGATTACCTGAGCTCCCAGGATGACTTCAGGGAGAGGAATGACAACAATGACaatgatgatgatgatgaacTTGACGATGACAATCTCGTAGAATCCGAGAACGATGCTACGATGGAACAAGACTCGCAGTCTGACGATGACACGGAGTCGGCAAAAGAATTCACCGTTGCTAACGTTTCGTACTCGACATTGAACAAAATCCCTATGAACATGACCTACCGAGGAACTCTTCCTGATCTAATACCAAACTATCAACGCAAGCAATCCAAGTGGATGAAGCTTTTCAAGCGCCATGGGCAAACTGGGCTAGGCCCCAGCAAGAATCACCCGCCAACGTCACATATATATACGCAGAACGATAACGCTCTCGTGCAGAGTAAATTGCATGTGCGGCTAAAAACCACTATGCGGGGTATACTTAATGACAGTTCCAGCTCAGAGCCCCATCAACTAAGCGATGACAGCGAAGACTCTGAAGAGGATTACGGAAGCGACCGCAACTCCCGTAGTCGAAGTCCAGGAAGAAGATCCGGCAAAAAGCGCGAGAAGATACGTCAAAATCTTCGATACCGTAATTCCTTCAACGAAGACAAACCTTGGAAGTCGCACCTTGATGTTGGGTACGTAACTGAAAGGGAAAGAAAGCGTTACGAGGGAATGTGGGTCAGCAATAGAGACACTTATCTTGACTTGCTCCCATGGTGGAATAACGGTAACTACGATGAGACAAGAGAGGTGCCAGAGGATGGTCTAATGTTGAACTTAGTTGTTACAGATATCTGGTCTCGAAGCAATCTACCTCAAGATACTTTGGCTCAAATCTACGACATGGTAGATACAAGACGCGATGGCACGTTAGATAGAAACTCTTTTGTTGTGGGAATGTGGCTAGTTGATCAGTCTCTATATGGAAGGAAACTACCGAGAGAATTGGATCGGAGAGTGTGGGATAGCGTCGATAAATATGTTATTAACGTCAACGGCAGTAACAAAAATCCTAAACATCACCACCGGACAAGAAAGAAGTTGCTAAAGAAAGAATTGAAGCTAATCAAAAAGGAATCAAAATCCCACAACGTATGA
- the ARP4 gene encoding Arp4p (Syntenic homolog of Saccharomyces cerevisiae YJL081C (ARP4)) has protein sequence MSNSALQVYGGDEITAVVIDPGSFTTNIGYSGTDCPQAILPSCYGKYTEGEKDELFSEQSIGLPRKDYEIHNIVQNGEVVDWEKAEKQWDWAIRSELRFETNSGMPALLTEPIWNSEENRKKSLEVLLESMDFSACYLVPTATAVSFAMGRPTCLVVDIGHDVTSVCPVVDGMTLSKSSMRSYIAGSLLNELIRSQLAPRKVIPLFQVAQRRPVFMERKFDYEIHPSLQKFVNERQFFQEFKETMLQVAPTSISKFKSEIETTSKRSIEAPWGEELVYDSLQRLEFAEQLFTPDLSQFPEDWPISKDGVVETWHNDYVPLKRNKPGTNVKDKEGTLDATPVPDENSVTSADQPNDNGKRNLEETTPDQKNEVSGLADLIYSSIMSTDVDLRTTLSHNVVITGGTSSLPGLMDRISAELNRSLPALKFRMLTSGQLRERQYQGWLGGSILASLGTFHQLWVGKQEYAEVGADRLLKDRFR, from the coding sequence ATGTCCAATTCAGCATTGCAGGTATACGGTGGCGATGAAATAACAGCGGTAGTTATTGATCCTGGCTCCTTTACGACCAATATTGGTTATTCGGGTACGGATTGCCCGCAAGCTATACTGCCCTCGTGCTATGGCAAGTACACAGAGGGAGAGAAAGACGAGCTATTCAGTGAACAATCGATTGGGCTCCCACGGAAGGACTACGAAATCCACAACATAGTGCAGAATGGAGAGGTTGTAGATTGGGAAAAGGCGGAAAAACAGTGGGACTGGGCCATTCGTTCTGAGCTGCGGTTTGAAACGAACAGTGGCATGCCCGCGCTGTTAACGGAGCCCATCTGGAACTCTGAAGAGAATCGCAAGAAATCGCTGGAAGTTCTGCTAGAGAGCATGGACTTCTCCGCGTGCTATTTGGTTCCTACGGCAACGGCTGTGTCCTTCGCGATGGGACGTCCGACGTGTCTGGTGGTAGACATTGGACACGATGTCACATCTGTATGCCCAGTGGTGGATGGGATGACTCTTTCAAAGAGCTCTATGCGGAGCTATATAGCTGGGAGTCTACTGAATGAGTTGATACGGAGTCAACTGGCGCCCCGGAAAGTGATCCCATTGTTTCAGGTGGCTCAAAGGCGCCCAGTGTTCATGGAACGGAAATTCGACTATGAAATCCATCCATCGTTGCAAAAATTTGTAAATGAACGCCAGTTCTTCCAGGAGTTCAAGGAAACTATGTTACAAGTTGCACCCACAAGTATTTCGAAGTTCAAATCTGAGATCGAAACCACCAGCAAGCGGTCCATTGAGGCACCATGGGGTGAAGAACTAGTATATGACAGCCTACAAAGGCTGGAGTTTGCAGAACAGCTTTTCACTCCCGATCTATCCCAGTTTCCTGAAGATTGGCCTATATCAAAGGATGGTGTTGTTGAAACATGGCATAACGATTATGTGCCCCTCAAGAGAAACAAACCAGGTACCAATGTAAAGGACAAAGAAGGCACCTTGGATGCTACACCGGTGCCGGACGAGAATAGCGTCACTTCTGCGGATCAGCCTAACGATAATGGCAAGCGGAATTTGGAGGAGACTACTCCCGATCAGAAAAATGAAGTCTCCGGGTTGGCTGATTTGATCTACTCCTCGATAATGTCGACAGATGTTGACCTGCGTACTACACTCTCCCATAACGTCGTGATTACTGGAGGAACTTCTTCACTCCCTGGATTGATGGATAGGATATCAGCTGAGTTGAATAGATCACTACCGGCATTAAAGTTCCGGATGCTAACTTCCGGTCAGCTCAGAGAAAGGCAATATCAAGGGTGGCTAGGAGGAAGTATTCTGGCTAGCCTGGGCACTTTCCATCAGCTTTGGGTAGGCAAACAAGAATATGCTGAAGTAGGGGCTGACAGGCTACTAAAAGATAGATTCAGGTAA
- the VPS51 gene encoding Vps51p (Syntenic homolog of Saccharomyces cerevisiae YKR020W (VPS51)), producing the protein MAEQITHKKGLKRLDKDKRLLLKQYYQLDDATKQTAEQSTPTSSSETKDAGEAEGGAGDMAVEVPEKLAESTLDQLLQAHNLLLGRETAANNSIKNTIYDNYYDLVKVNQLLREMGESTLETRVGQLADNLRRLRKDR; encoded by the coding sequence ATGGCTGAGCAGATCACACACAAGAAAGGCTTGAAACGGCTAGACAAGGATAAGCGGTTGTTACTGAAGCAGTATTACCAACTGGATGATGCAACCAAGCAGACAGCAGAACAGAGTACGCCAACCAGTAGTAGCGAGACCAAAGATGCGGGAGAAGCGGAGGGTGGAGCCGGCGACATGGCTGTCGAGGTTCCGGAGAAGTTGGCAGAAAGCACTTTGGACCAGCTGCTACAAGCGCACAATCTGCTACTGGGCCGGGAGACAGCCGCGAACAACTCCATCAAGAACACGATATACGACAACTACTACGACCTGGTCAAGGTCAACCAGTTGCTGCGGGAAATGGGGGAGTCGACGCTTGAAACACGGGTGGGGCAGCTGGCAGACAACTTGCGCCGACTGCGAAAGGACCGGTAA